ggggtcttagtagtctggctgtcatttctgaaacttctttgatgtatggtaagatgGTGAGGGTTTCTCGCTGTGTTTGGTCtgtttgtcgtggtttgttcttgaggaatctgcggactgtattttttgagtattcgttcttcttgaatatgatGTATAGGTcattctcctctgttttctgaagtttGTCTTTGtggcagtgtgtggtggctcgttgaaataatgttctgatgcagcttcgtttgtgtgtgttgggatggttgctggtgtagttaagaatttggtcagtgtttgtagGTTTTCTGTATTCGCAGGTTTGTAGCTCTTCGTTGTATACAgaaatccgaggagcaggaaaatcgacgtttcaggcaaaagcccttcatcagggcattaaaaatgtgccccctagtcttgaaatcccccatcctaggcaAAAGGGACACCTGCCATTAGCCTTATCTATACATCTTATGATTTTAGAAACTTTATacggtcatctctcaacctcctacactctagTGAAAGAAATCCtgacctatccagcctttctttatgactcaaaccttccatgactgacaacgtcctggtaaatctcttctgagtcctctccaacttaataatatccttcttataatttagtgaccagaactgaacacagtactccgaAGAGTTCACAACAGTATCCTATACAACCAcaatgtgacttcccaactcttatactcaaaggattgagcaatgaaggtaagtgtacTAAATACCTTTTCAACTACcctatctatatgtgatgcaaacttcaaagaattatgtacctgaattccTAGGTCCCTACCATTAATTCTATATATCCTACccctgtttgttgtaccaaactgcaatacttcacatttatccagattgaactccatctgccatttttcagtccattgacccatttgatcaagttccctttgtaatctcagaaaaccttcagTATCTACTATGCCACCAATATTGgggttatctgcaaacttactaacaatgccctctatattctcatccaaatcattgctgtaaatgacaaacaaaagagcaatcagaactgatccctgtggaacactggtgACAGATCTCCAgaacaaaaaaaatctttcacCTCCACTCTATctcctgctgttaagccaattatgtatccaattggcaagctcccctgaatcccatgttgcctaactttactaattagtctatcaTGTGGACCCTTGATAGACTAAATAGTAAAGTATTATTGATTAATTAAGGGAAAGTGCAGAAATATGCACTTTAGATCCAAGAAAGCCATAGAGTTATTTTTGGACTGGTGAAAAATAGAAACTGTGGAGGTGCAAAGTAATTTATATGTTGAGATGGACAGTTCTTTAAAAGCCATGCATAGGCAATTGAATGTTAATAGAATGTTGGAAAAGTTGgaatgataggctgaatggttttttttctcaattcaatgattagattagattagatcccctacagtatggaaacaggcccttcggcccaacaagttcacaccgaccctccgaaaagtaacccacccagacccattcccctaccctatatttacccctgactaatgtacctgacactatgggcaatttagcatggccaattcacctaacctccactTGGATGAAACAGTAACTGGATCAGGATACAAAGGGGAGAAGTTACATTTCATATGGATTTTTGTGTTCAACTTTATATAGCAGACTTCAGTAGGCTGTACATGAACATCTGATCTCCTTCTGTTTGTCATTCTTAATGTACCAACTTGTGACCTGCCCATCATTGGCCTAATCCTTTGCTCCTCTGTAAATATTATCTTGCAGATTCAAAACAAGTTGTTCATGGGTTTGTCAATCAACTGCTGTAAAGCTCCATGCTTTAATTGTACCCCTTTGCTTCACTGAGACAAATCCTAATAAATCTGATTAATAGAGAGAAAACATTGTCCAATGACAAATAATTAACACCGATTTGCAGAACTACATTTTGTACATATCCTGTTCCAATTCAGAACAAAAAAAACTATCCAGAATTATAAACCATTGCCTGCCTTTAACCCATTGTCCTAATTTGCTTTCCTCCTCACTCAAAAACAATGGTGATTCCAGAAACAGCACATATTAGTGAAATAATTTACATTTATCTCAGCCATGGACCAACGCTATGACGGCAACCAAGTAATATCTCCGGGCCAGTATTCATTTACTTGTTGCCAAGTTTTGGGTTTGCATCTGAAATTGAGGCACAAGTAACAAAACTCAATAGGCCAATTGCAAGTTTATAATAAATATTGTAAAACTTAAAgaattatttaaatttataatgagTGATAATGAAGTAAAAAAATTTTTTAGCCCATGGAAAAATGCCAATTTTTTACAACGCATCAATAATGTTGTCAAAGCATTCCCAACAAGGAAAAAGAGGGATGTTTCATGAAGAATAAATGAAATTATTTGTTCCACTCTTTACTTTTGTAACTTGAGAGACTCCACAACTCTCAAGGAACATGTAAGTGTAAAATGGGATGACCAAACTTTAGAGGTCAACATTTTGGAAATCTTTCTTTCTCTAATCTTTACACAAATCAAGAACAGAGGTCTTCATGGAAAAAAAAGGCTTGTCCATGCAAACCAGTGGTATATTGAAAGATATTGTAAATATTCTTGATAAACTAAGTCATGTTTTTACCACGGTGGGTTTGCCACATAATATCACATGCCTCCACTACTTCTCGCTGAGACTTAGGTCAAAAAAAGAGTGCTGTATCAAACATTATATCCTACTTCCTCTTTATTCTGCCTCTTTATCTGGTAAAGCTGATGTCATTTTTTCCTATTTATTTGTCATTTGGAGGCTTTTATAAGTTCTTAGAAATCTTTTTTTACCAGCAAACCCTCCAAACTTATTGCATTTCTTACCGAAATAGTATTTTCTTTAATGGAAATATTTTGAAACATTTTATTCTTCTCAAAAATAGAGAATTCACAATTTTCGCAGAACGTACCAACTTAGATGTGGAAGAATGATAAGTCATCTCCCTGAAAACTGTTAACCTTGGATCTGATCCAAGTATCATTTCTCCACTTGATCTAACTCTTGAATATCCTTCAAGGGCAGCATTCCTTCTACAACTTGTTGTCCATTCCTTTATTTagaagactctaaatctcctgaaTTCTCTTTAGGACAATAACACTCACTCCTGTAGCAAACATAAAATTGacagtaaacagaaattgctggagaaactcagcagatctgctagcttctgtgaagagaaaggcgagttaatattttgaattcagtgacccttctccaCAGATCGTCTGGAAGTGACTTACAGTTCAACAAATGTAACATTTTGTTGtcaagatggaatattgtgtgtgccTATGAGGCTTTGTTATTCCACAGTGCAGACATTTGGTTCTTAGCATCTTGTGTTTGGCTTCATCATTGTATTGACTTGTCAAGCGCTTCCTTAGCATGTCTGCACTTTATAAAGTGAGATTAGATAGATCATCAGAGATGAAGAACTGTCTGTGACTCTTTTGGTTAATACTTCCTATACAATCTGAATAGTTTTCTCCAAAGTTAATTCTTTCTTGAACGCTACGAAATCTGACAAAGTTTGATCAATACTTCCAACAATTTTCTCTTTTATGAATTATGATTTCAAAGCTCCATAGTCAGCTTTCTTTAATCCATTGGTAGAGGCCATTGATGAAATTGTTTACTGATTTCCCTGGAAACCTAAGTCTTCTGTTCAATTTTGCTCTTTCAAGGATTTTGCTGGTTCTTGAATAACAATCAGAAGCTTTTAAGACATCTTCAAAAGTACCTATACCCTCTTTAGTATTATGTTGATTCTGACAATACTGTCCAGAGCCTCTTGAAGAGAGGTGTTCTCATCGTGAAGTTGAAATACGTCCTTCAGATAGGCAGTTTTGACTTCTACCTGTTTTCTTTTAAAGTAAAACGAAAGAATCATGAGTGGGGTCAGACTCTCACATACCAAAAGGATTTTGTTTTTGCGTTTCAGTTAGTTGGAGGATTTTGCTGGAGCTGAAGGATTGAGTTCTCTGTTGCTAAAATGAAGTCTTAAAAATCAAAAAGGGCAGATTATTTGAATCTGCTGGATGGACAGAGATAGCATGAGAATAATTACTGAGTTGTTGAATTGGCTTTGCCAAAGAGGTGTTTTTTAAAGGATGACTGCTTTTTTTGGAACAATAATTAAATTAATACATTACCTTTGTTATGTATTTCAACAGAATAAAGATATGCCAATTCTTCTCTTGTTGTAAGAATAGAGTGTGTTTTGACTAAAGCTTAGCAGTGGACCAATCTAATTATGTCTGGGTCATAGTGCCTTGcagctgattttttaaaaatcacacaacaccggatGGTAGTCCAACgggtttctttggaagcactagctttcaaggcGTTGCCTCTGATGGACCTGTTGGAttaaacttggtgttgtgtgatttttaactttgtccaccccagtccaacaccagcacctccaaatcttaaAAAATTCAAAACAGGGTCTATGCTAGGTCTCGTCTGGTCCACAATATGATTAAAAGCATAATTCACAATCAGACCCACTGAATTTGGTAGTTTATTAATCTGCTTAGCTTCAGAAATAGTGTTTAATTTTAAGGCAATGATGTACTTTCAGCAGTGATGTCTAATTTTGAATTCTTTATGGTGCTTCTCTGACGCTAGATCTCTGTGAAAGTGTTACGCTTTTTCTATTTCTTCTCAATGTTTTTCTTCACTTTTATTACTGTGGAGTTGTTTTAATTCTGTATCATCTCAATAATGCTTGCAATCTGCTGTTCCTGAAGCTTGTATGCCTGTATTCATTATTAATGTTTTAAGTTTAATGACTGTAGCATATGCACAGCTCCATGTAGTAGTTTCTTTATTTGTTGGTCTTTTAAAACTGTTTTGCAGTAATACAGTGGTAAATTCTTCAATAAAACTTTAGATTCTGTTACCTGTTCAGTATTGATATTTGACATTTGACATTTACACTTCTACTTCATTGTAATACTGCATCTCTGTATTGCTTGTTGGGTTTTCCCATCTTATTTAATTACCTACATGGTGGTTGGCCATCTCTTCCAAGGTTGTCCCAACTGCAGCAGTGATAGCATTTTTGGCTTCTTTCTAGGCAAAATTGATGTTTTCCTCCTTTCACTGTCTAAAACATCAAGCACATATTTCCAcactgcaatttttttttctggcTGGGGCCCTTTATAAATCTGAATTAAATAACACCAAATCTAAATACTTCTGAAGGGTaattggatttgaaacattaactctgctttctttcacagatgctgccagacctgctaagtttcttgagaaatttgtttctgtttcagacTTGTAGAATTCTTCCTGTTGAAATTATAGTTTAATTACTGAATACCAGTCTATTTAAATCTTTAGTTTATCTTGACTTCTTCcacaagatttttttaaaatttgcttttTTCCATTGTAAACAAAATTCTAAAACTTACTGATTCATCAGCACCAGTCCAATTGTGTTGTGTGTATTTTCTTGCCATTTTACTGTCTTTTGCAACTATACCTCCTAGAGCTTATTTTCAATAATGGCAACACTCATGTGAAAGGTGAAACTCACTTTTACAAGCTCTTCCCTTCCCTTTCTAGTTCTTGAAATTATTTTGTGAAGTTTTTATCCACTTTTCCTTAGCAATACCTAAAGTTACTGCTGAAGGCTACTCCTGCTCCCTATGGGCCATTCTTTGCTGAGGCCTCTGTCTTTTTAAAATGTAACTGGCTATTTCTCTCTTTTTCTAGATTATGTTCATCTTACTATCTCTTACCAGCTTCTAGATGATGGTTTGTCTTTGGAGTACCAGGCTTTCCTGTTGCTGTTTCCATGGCTGCTACAATttatctctatctgtaatcaTATTTCAGTTGTTGACTGCCTGCTTATGATTAAAGTGGTAACCTCACTATCTTCCAAAGTGTTTTTTTGGATGCTCTTCTCCTTGTGTTCCTGTTCCCTGCATGGAGTTTGGATCCCTGCCATTTCTCACCATTGTTATGGTCCTGCATGCCACTACTGTTGCTTCTTGCTACCTGCCATCTCAGTAGGTATGTGATTCTGGCTAAAGGTTTgagacaaacacagaaaatgctggagaaactctggcagcatcttttAAGAGAGAAACTGTTAATGGTTCATGTCTAATATAACTCCTGTTCAATCTCAAAATATTAatactgtttctgtctccacagatgcttccagatctGCAACATTTCCCTGgcattttctgtatttgtttcaggtttcttgcatccacagtattttactTTCATTTAAGGCTTGtttgaggtagctcacagcactgATCTTTCTTTGTTCACACTTTTTGTGTTGGATCTACCTATGATCAGTGGTAGAGAATAAACTAGCATACAGCCTTTAAGAAGGGACACTGTCCTTCATTGATTTGTTGAACGAGATAGTTTCTCGTAAAATAGCAATAATTACAACTACATTATAAGTCAGACATAATTACTCAAACCTTCACACACTGTACCATTTACATCTGCACCCTATGAATGCTATGTATTAATTTCAGCAGAATGGATAAAGCTAAAGCAATTTCAACATTAATAGTTTCATACTCATTACTTTGTGACAGAAGCTTGCCTGCTGATTCCCCTCAATTTCAATTTTGCTAGAGTCCTTAAATTTGGTCAGATGCTGCTTTGATGTAAAGGTTGACTCTCTCACCTCAGCAGAATTCAGTTCATTAGTCCATGATTGGATCTGGATTCAGTTTAGTTCTAGAGCTGAGTCGCCTTGGCTGAACCAAACTGaggatcagtgagcaggttattgctaagcaagtactgcttgataacactgttgacaactctttccatcactttactgctgattgaGAGTTGGTTGAGGGATTGGTAACATACTGTAATGATTGTTAAATATAGGAGTATGTGCATTCATACTTGTGTGTAGTTATTACTAATACATTACTGTGTTATGTGATGCATGAATCACCTTCTATTCTCACGCATGCTGTTGTTCATCTGACGTTTTCTAGAAGTGAGGGAGTGTGCTCTTCATTGATAGCCTTATCTCCTTTAGatacagattcctgaagaagggctcatgcccgaaacatcgattctcctgctccttggatgctgcctgacctgctgcacttttccagcaacacattttcagctctgatctccagcatctgcagtcctcactttctcctttagatACATATTACCAGAGCAATGGTTATTTATATAGAACATTTAACATAAAACATAATGGAGGAAGACTATATGGAAATACATTGATGGCTTTAGGGGAGATAGTCAAAAGCTTTGTAAAAGAGAGAGGTTTTGAGGGGTGTCTTAAAGGGAAATCATTGAACACAGCTTATTTAGAACAGCCATTATAAATATTTGCAGATAGATCCAGATACAACTGAAGCAGAAATACAAGTAGGGAAGATTAGGAAAGTAATTTCAAATCTGGGATGCTCAAGAGGTCAGAATGAGAGGAAAGTGGATAATTCTTGAGCTGGACAGGAATACAAAGATAAGGTTGGGAAAAAAATTGGAATGGTTTGAAAACAAGAATAATTTTAAAACCAAGATGTTGCTTGGTCAAGAGCCGGTGTTGGTCAATATGGTGAATAGGACTTGGTGTGAAAAGGTCATAGTAACCCATGTTTTGGATGCCGTCATGTTTACGAATTATTTAATTTTAAATAATTCTTGAGCGGGAAAGGATAAGAAGTTGGATTGATTTGCAAGCaaggataagaattttaaaatcaaggtttTGCTTGGCCAAGACCCAATGTCAGTCAATAAAGTGAATAGGACTTGGTGTGAGAAAGGTCACAGGAACTTGTGTTTGGATTCCCTTGAGTTTACAAATGATTTGAATTTGAGACACCGTCCAGGAGTGTATTGGCATTATCAAGTGTAAATGTAACAAAGGGCTGATGAAAGTTTCAGCAGCAAATTAACTGAGGCAGGGACAGAATGAGGCATTTTATGGAAGTGGGAATAGGCAGCTATAATGATAGGATGAAGATGTTGTCCAAAGTTCTCACCTTGAGATCAACTTTAACAGTAAGGCTTCAAGAAAGCTAGTTTGCTCTCAAACATATGTCAAGGGGAGAGATGAATTCAGTAGCTGTAGGAAATGGTGTGTAATGGTGACTGAACACAATGACTTTAGTCTTATTTAGTTGCAGGAATTTTATGCTCATGCCAGTGAAAGTTGTTTGAAAAGCAGTCTGATAATTGAGCAACAATCACTATATGTGGTCGTGAAGTAGAGTGGATGCTGTGTGGTGAATCAAATTGTGTGATCCATTGAGTGTGAAATTGTTTAGTCCTGCATTTCACTTGCTACTTATGCTGTGTGGCATGtaaatagtcctgtttggtagcctCATTAGGTTTACACCTCAGTTTCAgaaatgcctggtgctgctcctagcATGTCCTCCTGCAATCTTCATTGAACCATGGGTGAAACATAGGCTTGATGGTGAGAAAGTCTATAGCCTTAAAGCTTGTCGttaaacatttagactaaaatgtaatgttgAATTATAGAAACATTTGCTGCACAgtagaaaatagacaggcagggaggGTAAGGCAATTAGGAACATTTGTCTTAACATCAGTGAATCTGTaaacaggacaccaagtgataatgTTCACAGCTGTTCCTTTGTGAAATTAATAagtgtttgattctgacctcAAAATGAAACTCTGTACCAATAATTTCTCTCCTGAATTATTGTCCTTCACTGTTATTTGTCTAGTTCAGAACATACACTGCTTTTGTTAACTTTTCGAAAAAGAAAGCCTGTTTTGTGACAGTACAGGTTTTGTAAACTTTTTGTATAAAGGACGCCAGGTTGTAATCGTACAACAGAGTAGCCTGCCAGGACTCTTGAAGAGCTGATGTCCTACTCTTCTGGGTTATTAGAATCCAGTTAGCCTGACTTATAGGTATCAGCGttatgttgtaacagtgatgctaCTGGTAAATAGAGGGAATGactaagattaaactaaactgtctgtaagAGGTTTTTTATTCTAGACTACCAAAAGTACGATCTCTGGGATGAACCAAGAGAGCTTGCAAATTGAGTCCTCAGGGGATTCCTTTGGCtgtctcaaatctgtactttaatAACTCTGATAATGATAGAGTTGGGACATGACATGACATGACGTTACAGATTGTGTGAAGTACATTTTattgctgctgatggcccacgaTGCCTCATGGTGCCTCATGGTGCCACATGGTAAATTGCTAAATCCCTATCCAGAGTATCTTATGCATCCCTAAGTGCTTCCTCAAGtagtgttcaacatggaggaggactgctTTATCAGCCTGGAATGAGTGGGGCTTTACTAGGTGCTAATTAACAAagtttccttgtccatgtttggCCTGGTGCCAATAAAGTAAATGGAGTCGAGCTTTTATTGAGAAATCCCAGGGCAACTCCTTCCTGATAGTGTTGCTACCCCTGCTGCGTCTGTCCTGGCAGTGGCACAGGATTTACCCAGGGTCAACGATGGTcttatctgtgtttgtctctaCCTGAGCTACAAAGATTTGTTTTTCGTAAATAGCGATGATTGTTCACTACCACTTCCATGCATGCCCCTCACGCCTCATCTAACGCTTCCCACAGAATAGCTCATACCATGGTCTGCTTCAAGTTGCAGGTAAATCTCGGATCCTGTGCCATCAATGCTGCTGGTACCCCTTCCCAGCAATTGCGCGATGCTTTGTTCTTCTCAGCAGTGCCAAACCCACCGTTTATTGGCCAACCATTTCACAGTAAAGTGCAGATAAGCTAAATACTActgatgctagaaatctgaaacaatctCCGAGGacgctggtgaaactcagcaagtctggccgcatctgtggagagagtaaaGTTTTTGATTCGTTTGAATTGACAGCTTTAGCTCTGACCAATCCGATAAACTAGGACGTGTCACACTGAACATAGTGAGCACACTGTGCGCGAACAAATTATTCACATTCGCAGCAGCAGTATCGCTGTTGCGTGTCTTTAACCATCCGTACAATACACTAGAGTTCAGAAGAAGCATTATCCCAATATTTCCTCCAATTACTTTTCATTTTCCCTATAATTGTTTCTTTGATTTTTACAAGAACTAAATCCATAGTCAATGTTGCAAAGTAAACATTGCAAGGTTTCAGCACGTGGAAAActtgattttaaaaaacattttatttTACCCTTATTCACCAGAAGCACAGGCTAACTGCTTTTACAATATCAAAAAAACAAGTAATCTTAATAATTTGCAATAATGAAGACACAAACAAGTAGATTATTAACGGCTGGGTCATGCAGACAAAGTAGACCCAGACCGGGATGGTTCATAATTATGACAGACCGCTATCCTTTTTAAATTACCCATATCTATTTGTCCCGTGGATTCTTTTGGTTGCATCGCACTATTAGTTTCTGATTTGGAACAGTTTAGATTCAGAGAAGTAACTGCTTTCATTAAAGCATTTTTGAATGTCGAACTTGAAAAGTAGTAAATAACCGGATCCAGGACACTGTTCAGATATGTCATAAATAGTGTATTATAAAAGACATGAACAGCTGTCTCATATGATTTGCAGCCTTTAGCGCCTCTTAGTTTCGTGATTAATACAGCAATAACAGCAATGTTTGTCGGTAAGAAACAGAGCACAAACACTGCAGCCACAGCGATCACAAGCTTCATCGCTCGTTTATATTTACTCCTCAACTCAATTTTCATTTGTTTTAACTTCCAGATGATGCAGGACGTGGAGAAGAGGATAATCGGAGCCGGGATAGCAAACttgaaaagaataaaaataataTCGGTCCAAATTGCTGTCGGGCGCAGTGGCCGCGATATGTCAAAGGGTTCACAGTATGTCCAGTTGTCGTGTTTGAAAGACCGTTGTTCTGCTAAAAGATGTGAACACATTGCCACGGCCAGAATCCACAAGCTGCCGGCTACCTTCACTGCACACCTTGTAGACATCGTATTCACCTTGTGGTGAGGGTGGACCACTTTAAAATACCGATCGATCGCCATCGCTGTGAGGAACATGATGCTTCCTACCCGGTTTAGGGAAATCCAAAATACATTCAGACGACAAGGAGCATCACTATAAATCCAGTTCTTCCCCCGGATAAAATAGTCTGCTCGAAACGGTAAACAGCAGATTAACAGCGTGTCTGCAATCGCCAGGTTCAGTGAATAAACTGTGTTTGGTTTCCAAGTTTTTGCGTGAAAACCGAAGATCCATAAAGCAATGACATTTCCAATAAATCCGAGGACGAAGGTTATAATTATTATAGGTGGATTATAGGAAGAATTAACGTCTCCCACACGACCACATTGTTGGGTCCCGTTGTCCATTGTAGGTGATGTTGCAGTGAACACCGTCATACAGCCACAGAAGTTAGCAAGCTGAAGGAAGCCCACCCGTATATATCGGACTTCTCCAAGTTTCATCATGGATTGTGGGTGGAGCCCTTTTAAAGTCAGTTGTATTCGTTGAGTTGTACAGTACTTAAAAATGCTTTTAGAAAATCTTCGACATATATTTACAGAAGTTATTCAGTATCAGTTACAATTTGTTGGTTTTGCTAAGGCTGTTAAAATATTGAACTTTCAGAACCCCCATCTATTTTCCACTGAAGTTCGCAAAGTTCTTTATGGTTATTCATCTCCTACAACACTGCTGTTTTAACGGTAATGTTTGTTTTAAGTGTTTCAGGCAATCCTatgtaaaagaaaaaaaaaggctgCTGTGAAGTATGCTACCAATTCACTAGAAACTTAACTCGCTCTACGATCATCGAGCATTTCCAGCTTTGTGTTTCCGTTGATATTATGAGGAGGAGATTCACACCTTTGGAGAAGtgttgagtcatacagcatggaaacagaccgttcgctctaaccagtccatgccgaccataatcccaaactaaactagtcctacctgtctaatcatgcccatatccctccaaacttttcctatacATGgccttattcaaatgtcttttaaatgttgtgattggatgagtatccaccacttcctctggaagttcattccacacgcgaatCACCTTCTGTCTAAACCATTTGCCTCTTATGTCTTCACTGTGAAGATTTAACCTAATTGGTTAGACATTGTTGCATTTCATGTTCGCTGTCAAATTTTATCTCCATGACTTAGGAAAGTGACCCTCGTAAGGAGCTGATGAGAACGAACATGGAAATGCGTTTGAGCCAACAGTTGGATGTAACTTGCTTTTGAACACACAAAGTTCTTGTAAGGTGTACAAACGTGAGTTCATTGTAAGTTGAATCTGActgggggaaagaggggaaaaaaatgaAATAAGTAATTTGCCCAAATAGATTTTCAAGGAAGCAACTCAACAGAATTGAAACCCTACGGTGCAGAAAGAGACGATACGGGCCATTGAGTTTTCCCCATAGCCCCTCGCATtcaccatggttaatccacctaacacacacacaatttagCATACTTGAACATCTTCAGACTGAGGTATGAAACCGCAGCAGCCAGCGGAAATCTACAGAAACataggaagaacgtgcaaactccacacaggtagtcaCCCACTGTTGGGACTGAACCTGGATCACCAGTGCTATGAGTCACAATTGCTAAGTACTGAACCACTATGCCGCCCGCCAAAGGCTCAGTAAAGTCTTTTATGCAAACTATGTTGTCTATGGACTGTTGGTTCATGTACGTATTGGTTAAACGTCTATAACCCAAGGGAAATTTCCAGAATTACTGACCCACTTCCACAAAG
The window above is part of the Chiloscyllium punctatum isolate Juve2018m chromosome 17, sChiPun1.3, whole genome shotgun sequence genome. Proteins encoded here:
- the LOC140487653 gene encoding hydroxycarboxylic acid receptor 2-like, whose product is MDNGTQQCGRVGDVNSSYNPPIIIITFVLGFIGNVIALWIFGFHAKTWKPNTVYSLNLAIADTLLICCLPFRADYFIRGKNWIYSDAPCRLNVFWISLNRVGSIMFLTAMAIDRYFKVVHPHHKVNTMSTRCAVKVAGSLWILAVAMCSHLLAEQRSFKHDNWTYCEPFDISRPLRPTAIWTDIIFILFKFAIPAPIILFSTSCIIWKLKQMKIELRSKYKRAMKLVIAVAAVFVLCFLPTNIAVIAVLITKLRGAKGCKSYETAVHVFYNTLFMTYLNSVLDPVIYYFSSSTFKNALMKAVTSLNLNCSKSETNSAMQPKESTGQIDMGNLKRIAVCHNYEPSRSGSTLSA